A window of the Chryseobacterium arthrosphaerae genome harbors these coding sequences:
- a CDS encoding DUF6056 family protein produces MKKIQNIVLFLSVILFIGLVYISLFNVYQTDDYMCAYGTREYGLLGNFTHTYLYWGGRYFGYTVNMLNPVAYDQYGILPKVYPLFLMLSFIGVSALNFKAYFQYPLGKSLQKSIILFLFYTVLLARLSEHYFWITGSNVYFLPVIIFGFLLYFFKKNKDTHNKIWLYLSAALIIILMGSNELLALILEGLLIVYYYQKRDRQSLSFLILGTVFLLVSFLAPGNFNRMGEVEDGLLRWIKRVGIFGANYIYIAFKVILILPLFIKVFEKELKNIVYKITFKEAFLFWGVTFLPMLFLGYLLNSIGRHFENIIFYFFITFSVLMVFKFEKIKQFWWISALIIFLPTLKIFPERYSYFNIDFNINNMLIDAFSTNLREYEREVNERIAIIEKSKDSVVVEKIKVIPKTLYFYEMASEKEEQSFVNDQLQKYFKKKYIRTK; encoded by the coding sequence ATGAAAAAAATACAGAATATAGTATTATTCTTATCAGTTATATTATTCATCGGTCTGGTTTATATTAGCTTGTTTAATGTATACCAGACCGATGATTATATGTGTGCTTATGGTACTCGGGAATATGGGCTTTTGGGAAACTTTACACACACTTATTTATACTGGGGAGGGAGATATTTCGGATATACGGTGAATATGCTTAACCCTGTTGCCTACGATCAATATGGAATCCTTCCAAAGGTATATCCACTTTTTTTAATGCTTTCTTTTATCGGGGTTTCAGCTCTTAATTTTAAGGCTTATTTTCAATATCCTCTTGGAAAATCTTTACAAAAATCTATTATTTTATTTTTATTTTATACTGTTCTTCTTGCGCGTCTTTCGGAACATTATTTTTGGATAACAGGTTCTAATGTATATTTTCTTCCGGTAATTATATTTGGTTTTCTGCTCTATTTTTTTAAAAAAAATAAAGATACCCATAACAAAATATGGCTTTACCTATCAGCAGCACTGATTATAATTTTGATGGGATCTAATGAACTTTTGGCATTGATTCTGGAAGGACTTTTGATTGTGTATTATTATCAAAAAAGGGATAGGCAAAGTTTATCTTTTTTAATATTAGGAACTGTATTTTTACTTGTGAGTTTTCTTGCTCCTGGAAATTTTAACAGGATGGGAGAAGTAGAAGACGGATTATTAAGATGGATAAAGAGAGTGGGTATTTTTGGAGCAAATTATATATATATTGCTTTTAAAGTAATTTTAATACTTCCATTATTTATCAAGGTTTTTGAAAAGGAGCTTAAAAATATTGTGTATAAAATAACTTTTAAAGAAGCTTTTTTATTTTGGGGTGTTACATTTCTTCCCATGCTTTTTTTAGGCTACCTCCTCAATTCAATTGGAAGGCATTTTGAAAATATAATTTTTTATTTTTTTATTACCTTCTCAGTATTAATGGTATTTAAATTTGAAAAAATTAAGCAATTTTGGTGGATATCGGCCCTCATTATTTTTCTGCCAACACTGAAAATTTTTCCTGAAAGATATTCTTATTTTAATATTGATTTTAATATTAACAATATGTTGATAGACGCTTTTAGTACAAATCTGAGGGAATATGAACGTGAAGTGAATGAAAGGATAGCAATTATTGAAAAATCTAAAGATTCTGTTGTAGTAGAAAAAATAAAAGTGATCCCCAAAACCTTATATTTTTATGAAATGGCCTCTGAAAAAGAGGAACAGAGTTTTGT
- the fabG gene encoding 3-oxoacyl-[acyl-carrier-protein] reductase, producing the protein MRILEGKVALITGATRGIGKGIAEMFAQQGAKVAFTYAGSVDKAKELEAALSSVTQIKGYQSDASDYDAAQKLVDEVMAEFGQIDILVNNAGITKDNLLLRMSKEDWDKVIKVNLDSVFNLTKAVIKPMMKARSGSIINMTSVVGVKGNAGQANYAASKAGVIGFTKSVALELGSRNIRCNAIAPGFIETEMTAVLDEKTVQGWREEIPMKRGGQPADIANACVFLGSEMSAYITGQTLNVDGGMLT; encoded by the coding sequence ATGAGAATATTAGAAGGAAAAGTAGCACTAATTACCGGAGCTACAAGAGGAATCGGAAAAGGGATTGCTGAAATGTTTGCCCAGCAGGGAGCAAAAGTAGCATTTACCTATGCCGGCTCTGTAGACAAAGCTAAAGAATTAGAAGCAGCTTTAAGTTCTGTAACCCAGATCAAAGGATATCAGTCTGATGCATCAGATTATGATGCAGCCCAGAAGTTGGTGGATGAAGTAATGGCTGAGTTTGGGCAGATCGATATTTTGGTAAATAACGCAGGGATTACAAAAGATAACCTGCTGTTGAGGATGTCTAAAGAAGATTGGGATAAAGTGATCAAAGTAAACCTTGACTCTGTTTTCAACCTTACAAAAGCAGTGATCAAGCCGATGATGAAGGCAAGATCAGGATCTATCATCAATATGACTTCAGTAGTCGGGGTGAAAGGAAATGCAGGACAGGCCAACTATGCGGCATCCAAAGCAGGGGTAATAGGATTTACAAAATCTGTTGCATTAGAGCTGGGATCAAGAAATATCAGATGTAACGCTATTGCTCCGGGATTCATTGAAACAGAAATGACAGCTGTTCTGGACGAAAAAACAGTGCAGGGATGGAGAGAGGAAATTCCAATGAAAAGAGGAGGGCAGCCTGCTGATATTGCCAATGCATGTGTATTCCTGGGAAGCGAAATGTCCGCTTATATTACAGGGCAGACTCTCAATGTAGACGGCGGAATGCTGACTTAA